The Heyndrickxia vini genome contains a region encoding:
- a CDS encoding Gfo/Idh/MocA family protein produces MRVGIIGGGFGLNVQAPIIQTHPMMKLTAICTMKRHQLPNGIFSGKNIPTHYRNWKEMLDYEELDLLFISSLPPYHFNMVKTALIKGINVVCEKPFTMNRHESNELVELTNHFPAKVMIDYEWRFLPIRQKMKELFLNNIGGLIHFDYHISSAQYDHLQSTKRGWMAQKQQFGGMLGAIGSHMIDCMRWIVGDEIEKINGFVHTHVSEGAGEFRDADDAFFIHGKMKNNSTFSLQLLSGVNHGFGSQLRIFGNSGTIVLMNDHTLKYGKGSKPLEEIHILQQGQIPFHLTTEVKAYYPAFYPFLEKVYEYITFDKLDRDLPTIQDGHENQVILDKILAN; encoded by the coding sequence ATGCGAGTAGGAATCATTGGAGGTGGCTTTGGTTTAAATGTTCAAGCTCCTATTATCCAAACTCATCCTATGATGAAATTAACAGCAATTTGCACGATGAAGCGTCATCAATTACCAAATGGAATATTTAGTGGAAAGAATATTCCAACCCATTATCGGAACTGGAAAGAGATGTTAGATTACGAAGAACTCGATTTATTATTTATAAGTTCACTTCCTCCGTATCACTTTAATATGGTAAAAACTGCATTAATAAAGGGAATTAATGTTGTTTGTGAAAAGCCATTTACCATGAATCGTCATGAATCGAATGAGTTAGTAGAGCTAACGAATCACTTTCCTGCAAAAGTAATGATAGATTATGAATGGAGATTTCTTCCTATCAGACAAAAAATGAAAGAACTATTTTTAAACAATATAGGCGGACTTATTCATTTTGACTATCATATTTCAAGTGCACAATATGACCATCTTCAATCAACAAAAAGAGGATGGATGGCGCAAAAACAACAATTTGGTGGAATGTTAGGTGCAATTGGATCCCATATGATTGATTGTATGAGATGGATAGTAGGTGATGAAATAGAAAAAATTAATGGCTTTGTACACACACATGTGTCAGAGGGTGCAGGTGAGTTTCGGGATGCAGATGATGCATTTTTTATTCATGGTAAGATGAAAAATAATTCTACTTTTTCCCTTCAACTGCTTTCAGGGGTAAACCATGGATTCGGATCCCAATTAAGGATATTTGGTAATTCGGGAACGATTGTGCTGATGAATGATCATACTCTTAAATATGGAAAAGGAAGTAAACCATTAGAAGAAATCCATATTCTTCAACAAGGGCAAATACCTTTTCATCTTACTACAGAAGTGAAAGCTTATTATCCAGCTTTTTATCCGTTTTTGGAAAAAGTATATGAATATATTACTTTTGATAAATTGGATAGAGATTTACCAACGATTCAAGATGGTCATGAAAACCAAGTTATTTTAGATAAGATTTTGGCAAATTAA
- a CDS encoding DinB family protein, with amino-acid sequence MKTLFQYNWQVRDEWFKWCEDVEEAELLLVRTGGVGGILHTLFHIIDVEWSWIRVMQGKPDFQESFDDYRSLTLVRELEAAFKPEVEGFVLNWKDEMENNIFTDTAPDGRIFQDTWGEIMRHMIAHEIHHIGQLSVWAREVGKTPVSANFLGRGLAKKK; translated from the coding sequence ATGAAAACATTATTTCAATATAACTGGCAAGTAAGAGATGAGTGGTTTAAGTGGTGCGAAGATGTAGAAGAAGCGGAGCTGCTTCTTGTCCGTACAGGTGGGGTTGGTGGTATTTTGCATACACTCTTCCACATAATTGATGTAGAGTGGAGTTGGATTCGCGTAATGCAAGGGAAGCCGGATTTTCAGGAGAGCTTTGATGATTATCGGAGCTTGACACTTGTTAGGGAATTGGAAGCCGCATTTAAACCCGAAGTAGAGGGATTTGTGCTTAATTGGAAGGATGAAATGGAAAATAATATTTTTACTGATACTGCGCCTGATGGTCGTATTTTTCAAGATACTTGGGGTGAAATTATGAGACATATGATTGCTCATGAAATTCATCATATTGGCCAGCTATCTGTTTGGGCGAGGGAAGTTGGGAAAACACCAGTTTCTGCGAACTTCTTAGGCAGGGGTCTAGCTAAAAAAAAGTAA
- a CDS encoding NUDIX hydrolase, with protein MEPKWLEWAKQLQAIAQAGLTYSKDIYDRERFELIRKISLEIISKQTDMDINILKDLFANETGYQTPKVDIRAVVLRNKKILMVKEKTDNKWALPGGWADIGYSPSEVATKEVKEESGYDVKAVKLLGILDKKYHPHPPSLYHVYKIFIQCDIIGGKPLEGIETSDVGFFAENELPELSEARNTKSQIEMAIRVANRSDEPIYFD; from the coding sequence ATGGAACCAAAATGGCTAGAATGGGCGAAACAACTCCAAGCAATTGCTCAAGCAGGATTAACGTATTCTAAAGATATATATGATCGGGAAAGATTCGAGTTAATTAGAAAAATCAGTTTAGAAATAATATCAAAGCAAACAGATATGGACATAAATATTTTAAAAGATTTATTCGCAAATGAAACAGGCTATCAAACACCAAAAGTAGATATTCGAGCTGTTGTTTTAAGAAATAAGAAAATTCTAATGGTTAAAGAAAAGACAGATAACAAGTGGGCATTACCGGGCGGATGGGCAGATATCGGATATTCTCCAAGCGAAGTTGCCACTAAAGAAGTAAAGGAAGAATCAGGCTACGATGTAAAAGCAGTTAAGCTATTAGGAATTTTAGATAAAAAGTATCATCCACATCCACCTTCACTTTATCATGTGTATAAAATTTTCATCCAATGCGATATTATTGGCGGGAAGCCATTGGAAGGAATCGAAACAAGTGATGTAGGCTTCTTTGCTGAAAATGAACTTCCTGAACTATCAGAAGCACGAAATACTAAATCACAAATTGAGATGGCAATAAGAGTAGCAAATCGTTCTGATGAACCGATATATTTTGATTGA
- a CDS encoding transposase, with protein sequence MGKHHSQEYKEYVSKLVVEEGRKATEVAYELEIPYKTLIIWVKAYREKLNSKKPDYITPKELEDLKKQHEREIEQLREENEILKKTMHIFTKSQK encoded by the coding sequence ATGGGGAAGCATCATTCACAAGAATACAAAGAGTATGTTTCAAAGTTAGTTGTGGAGGAAGGCAGAAAAGCAACAGAAGTTGCCTATGAGCTTGAGATCCCTTATAAGACCCTCATTATCTGGGTTAAGGCATACAGGGAGAAATTGAACAGTAAGAAGCCAGATTATATTACACCCAAAGAACTGGAAGATCTTAAGAAACAACACGAAAGGGAAATAGAACAGTTAAGAGAGGAAAATGAAATCCTAAAAAAGACCATGCACATCTTCACAAAAAGCCAAAAGTAA
- a CDS encoding IS3 family transposase, whose translation MQAHSDEYAVWKMCKVLEVSTSGYYKWLRVQNNPLSKKEYYRLEIQQKISRSFHESYGTYGSPRVHDDLMEWGYSISQKTVARMMKEMGLRATPIEKYVVTTDSNHDLTIYPNLLNRQFDVEEPNKVWVADITYIWTLEGWLYLSSIMDLFSRKIVGWSLATHMKKELAIQALNMAIVSRQPEDGFIHHSDRGSQYCSHDYIDILKEQNAQISMSKKGDPYDNACIESFHATIKKDLIYRRRFKTREEAVKAINYYISSFYNGKRKHTTLDNCSPNQFEKKQQQNEVEYTS comes from the coding sequence ATTCAAGCCCACTCAGATGAATACGCTGTGTGGAAGATGTGTAAAGTTTTAGAAGTATCAACTAGTGGGTACTACAAGTGGCTAAGGGTCCAGAATAATCCTCTTTCTAAGAAGGAATATTACCGTTTAGAGATCCAACAAAAAATTAGTAGATCTTTTCACGAGAGTTACGGAACCTATGGAAGCCCTAGAGTTCACGATGACCTAATGGAATGGGGGTATAGTATTTCGCAAAAAACAGTGGCACGAATGATGAAGGAAATGGGGTTAAGAGCTACTCCAATAGAAAAGTACGTAGTTACTACAGATTCTAATCATGATTTAACTATTTACCCTAACCTACTTAACCGACAATTTGATGTAGAGGAACCCAATAAGGTTTGGGTAGCTGACATTACATATATTTGGACGTTGGAAGGATGGCTGTACTTATCGTCGATTATGGATTTATTCTCTAGAAAAATTGTAGGGTGGAGTCTTGCCACTCACATGAAAAAGGAGTTAGCCATACAAGCGTTAAATATGGCGATTGTTTCAAGGCAGCCCGAAGACGGGTTTATTCATCATTCTGATCGCGGCTCTCAATATTGTTCGCATGATTACATTGATATCTTGAAAGAACAGAATGCACAAATAAGCATGAGTAAAAAAGGTGACCCATACGATAACGCCTGCATTGAATCATTCCATGCCACAATCAAAAAAGATTTAATTTACAGAAGACGCTTTAAAACAAGAGAGGAAGCTGTAAAGGCAATAAATTACTATATTAGTAGTTTTTATAATGGAAAAAGAAAACATACCACTTTGGATAATTGTTCTCCTAACCAATTCGAGAAAAAACAGCAACAAAATGAAGTGGAGTATACCTCATAA
- a CDS encoding LLM class flavin-dependent oxidoreductase: MVKKRIYLNAFDMNCAGHQSPGLWSHPDDRSSTYKDAEYWTHTAQVLEKGCFDAIFLADVLGTYDVYQGSRDPAVRQGAQVPVNDPAFVVPIMAQVTKHLGFGLTASTSYEHPYTFARRMSTLDHLTKGRIGWNVVTSYLNSAALNIGLDKQISHDNRYDIADEYMDVVYKLWEASWEDDAVIVDKVKGIYTDPSKVHDIEHDGSYYKVPGAHLCEPSPQRTPVIFQAGASSRGRKFAVRHAELVFIGATTMESAKKTVQDFREEAIRAGRKPEEIKILTLITPIVAPTQEEAEAKYDDYKKYASYEGALSLVGGWTGLNLDELDPKEKIQYVNNDAIQSALKSYTEFTVEEVAEFVGVGGLGPVIVGSPTTVANSLEEWVEVTGVDGFNIAYAITPGTFEDFVEYVIPILQERGLVRKSYEEGTFRKNLFGNDYLNEHHPARQHRNSRLPV, encoded by the coding sequence ATGGTTAAAAAAAGAATCTATCTAAATGCTTTTGATATGAATTGTGCGGGTCATCAATCCCCCGGTTTATGGTCACACCCAGATGATCGATCCTCCACTTATAAAGATGCAGAATATTGGACACATACTGCACAGGTTTTGGAAAAGGGGTGTTTTGATGCTATATTTTTAGCTGATGTGTTAGGTACTTATGATGTTTATCAAGGCTCAAGGGATCCTGCCGTTCGCCAAGGTGCACAAGTACCGGTAAACGATCCGGCATTTGTCGTTCCGATTATGGCTCAAGTAACAAAACATTTAGGATTTGGATTAACGGCTTCAACAAGCTACGAACATCCATATACGTTTGCCAGAAGAATGTCTACTTTAGATCATTTAACGAAAGGTCGCATTGGCTGGAATGTAGTAACCTCCTATTTGAATAGTGCAGCATTAAATATAGGTCTTGATAAACAAATTAGCCACGATAACAGATACGATATTGCTGATGAATATATGGATGTAGTCTACAAATTATGGGAAGCGAGTTGGGAGGATGACGCAGTTATTGTAGATAAAGTAAAGGGCATTTATACTGATCCGAGTAAAGTTCATGATATTGAACATGACGGATCCTATTATAAAGTGCCCGGTGCACATTTATGTGAACCTTCACCTCAAAGAACGCCTGTTATCTTTCAAGCCGGTGCATCCTCTAGAGGCAGAAAATTTGCGGTAAGGCATGCAGAGTTAGTTTTCATTGGTGCAACTACAATGGAAAGTGCAAAAAAGACTGTTCAAGATTTTCGAGAAGAAGCTATTCGAGCGGGAAGAAAACCAGAAGAAATAAAGATTCTTACCCTTATCACCCCAATTGTCGCCCCAACACAGGAAGAAGCGGAAGCGAAATATGATGATTACAAAAAATACGCTAGCTATGAAGGTGCACTATCTTTAGTTGGAGGATGGACGGGACTGAATTTGGATGAACTTGATCCAAAAGAAAAAATTCAATATGTGAATAACGATGCTATTCAGTCAGCGTTGAAATCATACACTGAGTTCACTGTAGAGGAGGTAGCAGAATTTGTTGGTGTTGGAGGTTTAGGCCCAGTTATTGTAGGTTCGCCAACGACAGTTGCAAATTCATTGGAAGAATGGGTAGAAGTAACGGGAGTAGATGGTTTTAACATTGCCTATGCGATTACCCCTGGAACGTTTGAAGATTTCGTAGAATATGTCATACCCATTCTACAAGAGCGTGGATTAGTCAGAAAAAGTTATGAAGAAGGGACATTCCGTAAAAATTTATTTGGAAATGATTATTTAAATGAACATCATCCAGCCAGACAACATCGAAATAGCAGATTACCAGTTTAA
- the ssuE gene encoding NADPH-dependent FMN reductase, translating into MSKVVILCGSPSDKSRTDLVLKHVQFLLEKEGITVAYSSVVDFSPLDLVNSRYDSPDIDHLAQTIINADGVIIGSPVYKASYTGVLKTLIDLLPERILKGKPVFPVMVGGSGAHLLALDYALKPLITTLKGNPLQGIYILDSAIDKSNKRNPLTHIDSIQRLSEQVDGFVKSIKQLKQFTA; encoded by the coding sequence ATGAGTAAAGTAGTAATTTTATGTGGGAGCCCATCTGATAAATCCAGGACAGATCTTGTGTTAAAACATGTTCAATTTTTATTAGAAAAGGAAGGAATTACTGTTGCGTATTCTTCAGTTGTCGATTTCTCACCTCTAGATTTAGTAAATAGCCGTTATGACAGTCCGGATATTGATCATTTGGCACAAACGATTATAAATGCAGATGGAGTCATTATCGGATCACCTGTGTATAAAGCGTCCTATACCGGTGTATTAAAGACATTAATTGATTTATTGCCTGAAAGAATACTTAAGGGCAAACCGGTTTTTCCTGTAATGGTAGGTGGCAGTGGTGCACACTTACTCGCTCTTGATTATGCATTAAAACCACTCATCACAACATTGAAAGGAAATCCATTACAAGGAATTTATATTTTAGATAGTGCTATTGATAAATCAAACAAACGGAATCCTCTTACACATATTGATTCGATTCAACGTTTGTCTGAACAGGTTGATGGATTTGTTAAGTCCATTAAACAGTTAAAACAATTTACAGCATAA
- a CDS encoding ABC transporter permease, with product MNTIQGLFDYYANNGGYVWEQFYRHFLMSAYGVIFAAIVAIPLGIIIARYRRLSTWVISLANIIQTIPALAMLSVLMLVMGLGTNTVVLSLFLYSLLPILKNTYTGIVNVDQFLLESGKAMGMTKFQILRMVELPLSLSVIMAGLRNALVVAIGIATIGTFVGAGGLGDIIVRGTNVTNGSSIILAGAIPTALMAVAADFLMGWLERILSPVKKKKEVKVEMKEAA from the coding sequence TTGAATACAATACAAGGATTATTTGATTATTATGCCAATAATGGTGGCTATGTTTGGGAACAGTTTTACCGACATTTTTTGATGTCAGCGTATGGCGTGATTTTCGCTGCGATTGTTGCCATTCCGCTGGGAATCATAATTGCTCGATACCGCAGGCTTAGTACGTGGGTAATTTCACTTGCAAATATTATCCAAACGATTCCTGCCTTAGCGATGTTATCGGTCCTAATGCTAGTTATGGGATTAGGGACGAATACAGTAGTCCTTTCATTATTTTTATATTCGCTTTTGCCAATTTTAAAGAACACCTATACAGGAATCGTCAATGTCGATCAATTCCTGTTAGAGTCCGGAAAAGCGATGGGGATGACGAAATTTCAAATACTAAGAATGGTTGAACTGCCTCTTTCATTATCCGTAATTATGGCAGGTCTCAGAAACGCTCTAGTTGTCGCAATTGGAATTGCTACGATAGGTACATTTGTCGGAGCAGGTGGACTAGGTGATATTATTGTGCGCGGTACGAATGTGACGAATGGATCTTCGATAATATTAGCCGGCGCAATACCAACTGCATTAATGGCAGTAGCTGCAGACTTCTTGATGGGCTGGTTAGAACGAATTTTATCTCCTGTTAAAAAGAAAAAAGAAGTGAAGGTAGAAATGAAGGAAGCTGCATAA
- a CDS encoding osmoprotectant ABC transporter substrate-binding protein has protein sequence MSMKKRKWFVVFVLSISLIISGCSLPGLSASSDKSISIGMVTTTETQILGYMEKLMIEHYTDLKVDLVNNLGSSIVLHKAMLNGDVDISAARYTGTDLPGALGMDPVNDPKKALKIVQKEFDKRFDQTWFDSYGFANSYAFTVTKDFAEKNNISKVSQLEPMVKDLSLGVDNSWLKRKGDGYEGFVKEYGFEFGQTFPMQIGLVYKAVQSGKMDVVLAYTTDGRINAYNLQVLEDDKHFFPPYDASPVARNDVLKKHPELKGILQKLVGKISTKKMQQLNYESDGKMKEPSTVAKKFLEENNYFE, from the coding sequence ATTAGTATGAAAAAACGAAAATGGTTTGTCGTCTTCGTTTTGTCAATCTCATTGATCATCAGTGGATGCTCTTTACCTGGTTTAAGTGCATCTTCAGATAAGTCGATTTCGATTGGTATGGTGACAACAACTGAAACACAAATTCTTGGATATATGGAAAAATTAATGATTGAACATTATACGGATTTAAAGGTGGATTTAGTGAACAATTTAGGTTCATCCATCGTACTGCATAAAGCAATGCTTAACGGGGATGTTGATATCTCCGCAGCACGCTATACAGGGACGGATTTGCCGGGTGCTCTTGGGATGGATCCAGTAAATGATCCTAAAAAGGCATTGAAAATTGTTCAAAAGGAATTTGATAAACGATTTGATCAGACATGGTTTGATTCATATGGATTCGCCAATTCATATGCATTTACTGTAACGAAAGACTTTGCCGAAAAAAATAATATATCAAAAGTTTCCCAATTAGAACCAATGGTGAAAGACTTGAGTTTAGGTGTTGATAATTCATGGTTAAAACGAAAAGGAGATGGCTACGAAGGTTTTGTGAAGGAGTATGGCTTTGAATTTGGTCAAACCTTCCCAATGCAAATCGGACTCGTTTATAAAGCGGTTCAAAGCGGAAAAATGGATGTCGTTTTAGCTTATACAACAGACGGCCGGATTAATGCATATAATCTTCAGGTACTGGAGGATGATAAACATTTCTTCCCTCCTTACGATGCATCGCCTGTCGCTAGAAATGATGTATTAAAAAAACATCCTGAATTAAAAGGAATCTTACAAAAGCTGGTTGGAAAGATTAGTACGAAAAAAATGCAGCAATTAAATTATGAAAGCGATGGAAAAATGAAAGAGCCTTCTACCGTCGCTAAAAAGTTCTTAGAGGAAAATAACTATTTTGAGTAA
- a CDS encoding ABC transporter permease: MDSIIQFLTSNWSELLFKTWQHFYISIIAVFLGIIVAVPVGIALTRTPKLAGVIMGIAGVIQTFPSLAILAFFIPILGVGKVPAIVALFFYSVLPILRNTYIGVKGIERNLLEAGRGMGMTGWERIRYVEIPLAIPVIMAGIRLSTVYLIGWATLAAFIGAGGLGDYIFSGLNLYQTEFIIAGAVPVTILALLVDLLLGKLENWATPKGIRKLEQAA, translated from the coding sequence ATGGATAGCATTATACAATTTTTAACTAGTAATTGGAGCGAGTTATTATTTAAAACATGGCAGCATTTCTATATTTCTATCATTGCTGTTTTTCTCGGGATTATTGTTGCCGTGCCAGTAGGTATTGCCTTAACAAGAACGCCGAAATTAGCAGGAGTAATTATGGGAATTGCTGGTGTCATTCAAACCTTTCCGAGTCTCGCTATTTTAGCCTTTTTTATTCCAATTCTAGGTGTTGGAAAGGTACCCGCAATTGTTGCGTTATTTTTCTATTCAGTCCTACCCATCTTGAGAAACACGTATATTGGTGTCAAAGGGATCGAACGAAACTTGCTTGAGGCAGGTCGCGGGATGGGTATGACTGGATGGGAACGGATTCGCTATGTCGAAATTCCATTAGCGATACCGGTTATTATGGCTGGTATTCGATTGTCTACCGTTTATTTAATAGGATGGGCAACACTTGCTGCCTTTATCGGTGCAGGTGGGCTTGGTGATTATATATTTAGTGGCCTTAATTTATATCAAACAGAGTTTATTATTGCAGGGGCAGTCCCAGTAACTATACTCGCTTTGCTTGTCGATCTTTTATTAGGAAAACTAGAAAATTGGGCAACACCAAAAGGGATACGAAAATTAGAACAAGCTGCATAA
- a CDS encoding betaine/proline/choline family ABC transporter ATP-binding protein (Members of the family are the ATP-binding subunit of ABC transporters for substrates such as betaine, L-proline or other amino acids, choline, carnitine, etc. The substrate specificity is best determined from the substrate-binding subunit, rather than this subunit, as it interacts with the permease subunit and not with substrate directly.), with protein sequence MLKFDHVTKVYKGGKKAVADLNLEFNPGEFIVFIGPSGCGKTTTMKMINRLIEPSSGNIYINGKNIMEKDPVQLRREIGYVIQQIGLFPHMTIQENISLIPKLLKWPEEKRRTRAKELLKLVNMTDDYLDRYPHELSGGQQQRIGVLRALAADQPLILMDEPFGALDPITRDSLQDEFKKLQQTLGKTIVFVTHDMDEALKLADRIVIMKDGQLVQVGTPDEILREPANDFVEEFIGKERLLQARPNIQTVEQVMNANPITITEDKSLSEAIQIMKEKRVDSLLVVDGNKVLKGYIDVEIIDQNRKKMVQVADVLETEFFAVEKETLVRDTIRKILIMGMKYVPVVDRRKRLVGIVTRASLVDIVYDSIWGDVQEEIETKNVG encoded by the coding sequence TTGCTTAAATTTGATCACGTAACAAAAGTGTATAAAGGTGGAAAGAAGGCAGTCGCAGATTTAAATTTAGAATTTAATCCAGGTGAATTCATCGTTTTCATCGGACCAAGTGGTTGCGGGAAAACAACTACGATGAAAATGATTAATCGTCTTATTGAACCATCGAGTGGCAATATTTATATTAATGGTAAAAATATAATGGAAAAGGACCCAGTGCAACTTAGAAGAGAAATTGGTTATGTCATTCAGCAAATTGGTTTATTTCCCCATATGACCATTCAAGAAAATATCTCACTCATTCCAAAACTACTAAAATGGCCGGAAGAGAAACGTAGAACACGTGCCAAAGAGCTACTTAAACTAGTCAACATGACAGATGATTATTTAGATCGATACCCACATGAATTAAGTGGTGGACAACAGCAGCGTATTGGTGTACTCCGTGCACTTGCAGCAGACCAACCATTGATACTGATGGATGAACCGTTTGGAGCTCTTGACCCAATTACAAGAGATTCCCTACAAGATGAATTCAAAAAGCTGCAACAAACGCTTGGGAAGACAATTGTATTTGTTACTCATGATATGGACGAGGCACTTAAACTAGCAGATCGTATTGTGATTATGAAAGATGGTCAATTGGTTCAAGTAGGCACTCCTGACGAGATATTACGCGAACCAGCCAATGATTTTGTTGAAGAATTTATCGGAAAAGAACGTTTATTACAGGCAAGACCTAATATACAAACGGTTGAGCAGGTAATGAACGCTAACCCAATAACAATAACGGAAGATAAATCTCTATCGGAAGCAATTCAAATTATGAAAGAGAAACGAGTAGATTCACTCCTTGTAGTCGATGGAAACAAAGTTTTAAAAGGATATATAGATGTAGAAATAATAGATCAGAATCGCAAAAAAATGGTTCAAGTGGCAGACGTATTAGAAACGGAATTCTTTGCCGTTGAAAAAGAAACATTAGTCCGTGATACGATTCGAAAAATATTAATTATGGGAATGAAATATGTTCCAGTAGTCGACCGTCGTAAACGTTTAGTTGGGATTGTTACTAGAGCTAGTTTAGTAGATATTGTTTATGATTCTATTTGGGGTGATGTACAAGAGGAGATTGAAACGAAAAATGTAGGCTAG
- a CDS encoding GbsR/MarR family transcriptional regulator, translated as MDEKPLKLINQAKEQYIEKIADNMRTYGVSTTVGRVLGIIYMNRKPMTLDELSAATGMSKTRMSQVVREMLDINIAEKVFEKGVRKDIYDVESDYYETFISIFTSNWRKTINRNKIFEKKLSRELSLLKEHEELSPEVEASVNELLKEMKVWSGYYQWLTRLVDFFESGEIFEHVPKS; from the coding sequence ATGGATGAAAAACCATTAAAATTAATTAATCAAGCGAAAGAACAATATATAGAGAAAATTGCAGATAATATGAGAACCTATGGAGTATCCACTACGGTTGGTCGAGTTCTCGGTATTATTTATATGAATCGAAAACCGATGACGCTTGACGAACTTTCCGCTGCAACTGGCATGAGTAAAACAAGAATGAGCCAAGTCGTTCGCGAAATGCTTGATATCAATATTGCTGAAAAGGTATTCGAAAAAGGTGTTCGCAAGGATATTTATGATGTCGAATCCGATTATTACGAAACATTTATTTCTATCTTCACCTCCAATTGGCGAAAAACAATCAATCGAAATAAAATATTTGAAAAAAAATTATCTAGAGAACTCTCATTATTAAAGGAACATGAAGAGTTATCACCAGAAGTTGAAGCAAGTGTTAATGAACTACTGAAAGAAATGAAAGTATGGTCGGGCTACTATCAATGGCTAACACGGTTGGTTGACTTTTTCGAAAGTGGGGAAATATTCGAGCACGTTCCAAAATCGTAG
- a CDS encoding thiol-disulfide oxidoreductase DCC family protein, producing the protein MGGIILFDGVCNFCNSSVQFILKRDPKGYFKFASLQSETGKSLIKKYEINEDINSLVLIEEDTYFLKSNAVLRICIHLRGLWGIFSIFRFIPTPVRNSLYTIVAKNRYTWFGKRETCRIPSIEERQRFLD; encoded by the coding sequence ATGGGCGGAATCATTTTATTTGATGGTGTGTGTAATTTTTGCAATAGCAGCGTACAGTTTATATTGAAGAGGGACCCTAAAGGCTATTTCAAGTTCGCATCACTACAAAGTGAAACTGGAAAATCACTAATAAAGAAATACGAGATTAATGAGGATATTAACAGCCTTGTATTAATAGAAGAAGATACATATTTTCTTAAATCAAACGCTGTTTTAAGAATTTGTATCCATTTACGCGGTTTATGGGGAATATTCTCCATATTTCGTTTCATACCTACACCTGTGCGGAATAGTTTGTATACTATCGTCGCAAAAAATCGCTATACTTGGTTTGGAAAGAGAGAAACTTGTAGAATTCCAAGCATAGAGGAAAGACAAAGATTTTTAGATTAG